The Methanosphaera stadtmanae DSM 3091 genome includes a window with the following:
- a CDS encoding Coenzyme F420 hydrogenase/dehydrogenase, beta subunit C-terminal domain, with translation MKYLQVRAKDPKIIEKGENGGAVTTILKSLLDSKKVDGVLNISKGNNLYDGIPTYTTDSSKLIDTAGSLHCAPTMISDIIARYLKEEIIAVTTKPCDAMAIDEIIKRVGIDRDNVYMIGLNCGGTVRPAVAEEMIRLFYELDPEDIVSEEINKGKFIVELKDGSEKSIKMDDLEDEGYGRRENCQRCELKIPRKADIACGNWGSSKGYTFVEINTPRGEEIVQYAIDNEYIEVKKPSEKQLVIRSKIEQVMKKMAKRTQKKYLETEFTKEEKEDILNRCIKCFRCRDVCPVCNCVTCSMEKEEFKEHPSQKPDPLLMHGIRLGHMAFSCINCGQCDDACPMEIPVSRLFQNVQLKYTKDTGYVSGVSENKPPMYSGEKEKIIEGE, from the coding sequence ATGAAATATTTACAAGTTAGAGCAAAAGATCCTAAAATCATTGAAAAGGGTGAAAATGGTGGTGCTGTTACAACAATCTTAAAATCATTACTTGATTCAAAGAAAGTTGATGGTGTTTTAAATATATCAAAGGGTAATAATCTTTACGATGGAATACCTACCTATACTACTGATTCTAGTAAATTAATTGATACTGCAGGTTCACTACATTGTGCTCCTACCATGATTTCAGACATTATTGCAAGATACCTGAAAGAAGAAATAATTGCAGTAACTACAAAGCCATGTGATGCAATGGCAATAGATGAGATTATTAAAAGAGTTGGAATTGACAGGGACAATGTATATATGATTGGATTAAATTGTGGTGGAACAGTACGTCCTGCAGTAGCTGAAGAAATGATTAGATTATTCTATGAATTGGATCCTGAAGATATTGTTTCTGAGGAGATAAATAAGGGTAAATTTATTGTAGAACTTAAAGATGGAAGTGAAAAATCAATTAAGATGGATGACCTTGAAGATGAAGGTTATGGTAGACGAGAAAATTGTCAAAGATGTGAATTAAAAATTCCACGAAAAGCAGATATTGCCTGTGGAAATTGGGGTTCATCAAAAGGTTATACATTTGTTGAAATAAACACTCCACGTGGAGAAGAAATAGTTCAATATGCAATTGATAATGAATATATTGAAGTAAAAAAACCATCAGAAAAACAGTTAGTTATACGTTCTAAAATTGAACAAGTTATGAAGAAAATGGCAAAAAGAACACAGAAAAAATATTTAGAAACTGAATTTACAAAAGAAGAAAAAGAAGATATTCTAAATAGATGTATAAAATGTTTTAGATGTAGAGATGTTTGTCCTGTTTGTAATTGTGTTACATGTTCCATGGAAAAGGAGGAATTTAAAGAACATCCATCCCAAAAACCTGATCCATTATTAATGCATGGAATACGTCTAGGACATATGGCTTTTAGTTGTATTAATTGTGGTCAATGTGATGATGCTTGTCCTATGGAAATACCTGTATCTAGATTATTCCAGAATGTACAATTAAAATACACCAAAGATACTGGATATGTTTCTGGTGTATCAGAAAATAAACCTCCAATGTATAGTGGAGAAAAAGAAAAAATTATTGAGGGTGAATAA
- a CDS encoding FdhA, which translates to MLKIKHTICPTCSVGCGLNIISKNKKIVGINSYKDHSINEGRNCNNCTDNINLFINNKIKQSTDYTNLIDNVTKILKDNKDVTILTSGKTDNVDLDRLMEFTKKHDYTLLAYENNFNKTDANIIASYDDISNANYIITIGDIYRENALIGRRIIHAKKNNCYTININKTKNLTGYNSDKFIKINSYDEIPSILEHEKIDENAILIINKIDSTDNYNKIIEYVENNKLKILPLPKYPNSYSVLHHVKSTSINEIISKINDSDVIIFTDINLTNFMKNDIFNNKIIISFDTLNTTNESSFQIPVKAWYEKNGSFTNSMGITQRFNDTICDNDNQLKTIAQVIDEIDGKL; encoded by the coding sequence ATGTTAAAAATAAAACATACTATTTGCCCCACATGCAGTGTAGGCTGTGGTTTAAATATTATAAGTAAAAATAAAAAAATAGTAGGTATTAACTCATACAAAGACCATTCAATAAATGAAGGTCGTAATTGTAATAATTGTACTGATAATATAAACCTATTTATAAATAATAAAATCAAGCAAAGTACAGATTATACTAATTTGATAGATAATGTAACTAAAATATTAAAAGATAATAAAGATGTTACTATCCTCACCTCTGGAAAAACAGATAATGTTGATTTAGATAGATTAATGGAATTTACAAAAAAACATGACTATACACTATTGGCATATGAAAATAATTTCAATAAAACAGATGCCAATATAATTGCATCTTATGATGATATAAGTAATGCTAATTATATAATCACAATTGGAGATATATATAGAGAAAATGCATTGATTGGTCGTAGAATCATCCATGCCAAGAAAAACAACTGTTATACTATCAATATAAATAAAACAAAAAATTTAACAGGATATAATAGTGATAAATTCATTAAAATCAATTCATATGATGAGATACCATCAATATTAGAACATGAAAAAATAGATGAGAACGCTATTTTAATAATCAATAAAATCGATTCAACAGATAATTATAATAAGATTATTGAATATGTAGAAAATAATAAATTAAAAATTCTACCATTACCTAAATATCCAAATAGTTACTCTGTACTTCATCATGTAAAATCAACATCAATCAACGAGATTATATCTAAAATAAATGATTCTGATGTTATTATTTTTACTGATATCAATTTAACTAATTTTATGAAAAATGATATTTTTAATAACAAAATTATAATTTCATTTGATACACTAAATACCACCAATGAGAGTAGTTTTCAAATACCAGTAAAGGCATGGTATGAAAAGAATGGTTCATTTACAAATAGTATGGGTATAACACAGAGATTTAATGATACTATCTGTGATAATGATAATCAATTAAAAACAATAGCCCAAGTAATTGATGAAATTGATGGTAAATTATAG
- a CDS encoding RtcB family protein, producing the protein MVGKGDLEKVRDCVYEIPSSARKDMRVPARIYLDEESIKTLEDGAIEQVANVACLEGIQKRSIGLPDIHFGYGFSIGGVAAFSEINGVVSPGGVGFDINCGVRLLKTNLTKQDIQPHLKDLVNELFNKVPSGLGSNGIKHLKESEIDDVLENGAKWAVENGFGWEEDLKFLEENGCMEGADASLVSTKAKRRGIPQLGSLGSGNHFLEIQSIGDIYDEEIAKAYGLEKDQVVVLIHTGSRGCGYQICADNLREMDKTAKRLKLNLPDRQLACAPIDSDEGQNYLKAMAAGANYAWTNRQMIQHWVRESFENILKQDAESLGLNVLYDVAHNIIKKEQHKIGKINRNMYVHRKGATRAFGPGRKEIPQEYRSVGQPVLIPGTMGTSSYILAGTETAMDETFGSTAHGAGRVLSRSGAKREFTPEEISKDLADKGIILKANSQPVIAEEAPNAYKDVDSVVKTADKTGISKLVAQMKPLGVIKG; encoded by the coding sequence ATGGTAGGAAAAGGAGATTTAGAAAAAGTTAGAGATTGTGTATATGAAATTCCATCATCAGCAAGAAAAGATATGAGAGTTCCTGCTAGAATTTATTTAGATGAAGAATCAATAAAAACATTAGAAGATGGAGCAATTGAACAAGTAGCTAATGTAGCATGTCTTGAAGGAATACAGAAAAGATCAATAGGATTACCAGATATTCACTTTGGATATGGATTTAGTATTGGAGGAGTAGCAGCATTCTCTGAAATTAATGGAGTAGTAAGTCCTGGAGGAGTAGGTTTTGATATTAACTGTGGAGTAAGACTACTAAAAACAAATCTTACAAAACAAGACATACAACCTCATCTTAAAGATCTTGTTAATGAATTATTTAATAAAGTACCATCAGGTCTTGGAAGTAATGGTATAAAACACTTAAAAGAATCTGAAATAGATGATGTACTAGAAAATGGTGCTAAATGGGCAGTAGAAAATGGATTTGGATGGGAAGAAGATCTTAAATTCCTTGAAGAAAATGGTTGTATGGAAGGAGCAGATGCTAGTTTAGTAAGTACAAAGGCAAAAAGAAGAGGTATACCACAGCTTGGATCACTTGGAAGTGGAAATCATTTCCTAGAAATTCAATCAATAGGTGATATATATGATGAAGAAATTGCAAAAGCATATGGTCTAGAAAAGGATCAAGTAGTAGTATTAATACATACAGGTTCTCGTGGATGTGGATATCAAATCTGTGCAGATAATCTACGTGAAATGGATAAAACTGCAAAAAGATTAAAATTAAATCTACCAGATAGACAACTTGCATGTGCACCAATAGATTCTGATGAAGGACAAAACTACTTAAAAGCAATGGCTGCAGGTGCAAACTATGCATGGACAAATAGACAAATGATTCAACATTGGGTAAGAGAATCATTTGAAAATATTTTAAAACAAGATGCAGAATCATTAGGTTTAAATGTATTATATGATGTAGCACATAACATAATTAAAAAAGAACAACATAAAATTGGTAAAATTAATAGAAATATGTATGTACATCGTAAAGGAGCAACACGTGCATTTGGTCCTGGAAGAAAAGAAATTCCACAAGAATATAGAAGTGTAGGTCAACCTGTACTCATACCAGGTACTATGGGAACTTCATCCTATATATTAGCTGGAACTGAAACTGCAATGGATGAAACATTTGGGTCTACAGCACACGGAGCTGGAAGAGTACTTAGTAGGTCTGGTGCAAAACGTGAATTTACTCCAGAAGAAATATCAAAAGATTTAGCAGATAAAGGAATTATTCTTAAAGCAAATTCACAACCAGTTATTGCTGAAGAAGCACCTAATGCATATAAAGATGTTGATTCAGTTGTAAAAACTGCTGATAAAACAGGTATAAGTAAACTTGTTGCTCAAATGAAACCATTAGGTGTAATTAAGGGGTAA
- a CDS encoding S-methyl-5'-thioinosine phosphorylase: MIGIIGGTGTKALLETYSIVDKKDVKTEYGQAPQITILDINNKEVAYIPRHSQGHSVPPHKINYRANIEALKTIGVNQVYATNSVGSLDTNIEPGSILIPDNFIDFTHNRVSTFFDNEVVHIDCTNPYCETLRTNLITGNDVHPYGIYIATEGPRFETGAEIQFYKLIGGKVVGMTGVPEVVLAKEKQMCYSSICAVTNYAAAISPNKLTITEVIDAMKDCEEKLIKLITKTIKNTVVSRDCGCQHILDDAII; this comes from the coding sequence ATGATTGGTATTATTGGTGGAACAGGAACAAAAGCATTACTTGAAACATACTCTATTGTAGATAAAAAAGATGTTAAGACAGAGTATGGACAGGCTCCACAAATCACTATATTGGATATTAATAATAAAGAAGTAGCATATATTCCAAGACATAGTCAAGGACATAGTGTACCTCCACATAAAATTAATTATAGAGCAAATATTGAAGCATTAAAAACAATTGGTGTAAATCAAGTTTATGCAACTAACTCTGTGGGTTCTTTAGATACAAATATAGAACCTGGAAGTATATTAATACCAGATAACTTCATAGATTTTACACATAATCGTGTTTCAACATTCTTTGATAATGAAGTTGTACATATTGATTGTACAAATCCTTACTGTGAAACACTTAGAACTAATTTAATAACTGGTAATGATGTACATCCCTATGGAATATACATTGCTACAGAAGGTCCACGATTTGAAACTGGTGCTGAAATACAGTTTTATAAGTTAATAGGTGGAAAAGTTGTGGGTATGACAGGAGTTCCAGAAGTTGTTCTTGCAAAGGAAAAACAGATGTGTTATAGTAGTATTTGTGCAGTAACAAATTATGCGGCAGCTATATCACCAAATAAACTAACAATTACAGAAGTTATTGATGCTATGAAGGATTGTGAAGAAAAATTAATTAAACTTATTACAAAAACCATTAAAAACACTGTTGTTAGTAGAGATTGTGGATGTCAGCATATATTAGATGATGCAATTATTTAA
- the nadA gene encoding quinolinate synthase NadA, protein MTNEIIREIEELKKEKNAIILAHNYQPKEIQEIADFVGDSLELCIKANNVDEADIIVFCGVNFMAETASIISPDKKVLLPDNRANCQMADMVSLDELKKAKAEHPDCEVVLYVNSRAETKSEADIVCTSANAGKIVSSLKSDNFIFAPDHNLGIYSAKQSGKNPIIVPEDGHCYVHTMFKPEDIKKAREDYPNAKIVVHPECNDDVRQLADYVESTGGMVRLAKDPEIKQLVVGTEIDLTTRLTRENPGKEFIPLRRDAFCLTMKIITLEKVLEALKEEKYEVVVDKEIAAKARVGIQKMLDLS, encoded by the coding sequence ATGACTAATGAGATTATAAGAGAAATTGAAGAATTAAAAAAAGAAAAAAATGCCATAATTCTTGCTCATAATTATCAACCAAAAGAAATACAAGAAATAGCTGACTTTGTAGGGGATTCACTAGAATTATGTATAAAAGCAAATAATGTGGATGAAGCAGATATTATAGTATTTTGTGGTGTTAATTTCATGGCAGAAACTGCTTCTATTATTAGTCCAGATAAAAAGGTATTATTACCAGATAATAGAGCTAATTGTCAAATGGCAGACATGGTTTCACTTGATGAATTGAAAAAAGCAAAAGCTGAACATCCAGATTGTGAAGTAGTATTGTATGTAAATAGTAGAGCAGAAACTAAAAGTGAAGCTGACATAGTATGTACTTCTGCAAATGCTGGTAAAATAGTTTCTAGTTTAAAATCTGATAATTTTATATTTGCACCAGACCATAATTTAGGTATCTACTCAGCAAAACAATCAGGTAAAAATCCAATAATAGTTCCTGAAGATGGACATTGTTATGTACATACAATGTTTAAACCAGAAGATATTAAAAAAGCACGAGAAGATTATCCAAATGCTAAAATAGTGGTTCATCCAGAATGTAACGATGATGTAAGACAATTAGCAGATTATGTTGAAAGTACTGGTGGAATGGTTAGACTTGCAAAAGATCCAGAAATTAAACAATTGGTTGTTGGAACTGAAATAGATCTTACTACACGACTTACAAGAGAAAATCCTGGAAAGGAATTTATTCCCCTCAGACGTGATGCTTTCTGTTTAACAATGAAGATTATTACTCTTGAAAAAGTACTTGAAGCACTTAAAGAAGAAAAATATGAAGTTGTTGTTGATAAAGAAATTGCTGCTAAGGCACGTGTTGGAATACAAAAAATGTTAGATTTATCATAA
- a CDS encoding MJ1255/VC2487 family glycosyltransferase yields MKISIIIPTYNEEEFLPDLLKSIKRQDFKDLEVIIADANSTDKTVEIAKSYMCKVVPGGLPAVGRNNGAKVAKGEILLFLDADSVLTNNYITSTIEEFELHNLGIAITQIVPLEKGFINEISHEIANYLTKQISHIKPHGAGCYGMITYKSLHEKVNGFDESLDFGEDTDYIERIAKISRFKVLENPRLLISTRRLEEEGLKEITLKYAKSTAKQLVGQKVTLEELGYSFGHGSSKKNRILYSLCGEGLGHAIRSGVVIEYLINEGYDLIVFASDRAYDYLNSKFDNIYYIGGFNTVYENNSVRNRKTFVYNMKDVPSDLKNNMTKMFNLAHKFKPDVIVSDFEFYSNLLSHILRIPLISIDNMHVLTEAKYSTPNKYAKDRLFSESVVHAFIQNAKKTLIYSYFFPPLKNTENTRYVYPILRDKIYQLKPTDGDYILVYQTSTSNNELIELLKKNPQQNFIVYGFHVDKKEDNVLFRSFSEDLLYKDFKDAKCVITNGGFSFITEALQLGKPILSIPVKKQFEQILNAIYLDKLGYGEHHSKINQAILDNFIEKIPVYKKNISEKYVKPKNNNETLNILKETIEEVINN; encoded by the coding sequence ATGAAGATTAGTATTATCATACCCACATATAATGAAGAGGAATTTCTTCCTGATTTATTAAAAAGTATTAAAAGACAAGATTTTAAGGATTTAGAAGTTATTATAGCTGATGCTAATTCCACAGATAAAACAGTTGAAATTGCTAAATCATACATGTGTAAAGTTGTACCTGGTGGTCTTCCAGCTGTTGGACGTAATAATGGTGCAAAAGTAGCTAAGGGTGAAATATTATTATTTTTAGATGCTGATTCAGTATTAACTAATAATTATATAACATCTACTATTGAAGAATTTGAATTACATAATTTAGGTATTGCTATTACTCAAATTGTTCCATTGGAGAAGGGTTTTATCAATGAAATATCTCATGAAATAGCTAACTATCTAACCAAACAAATATCTCATATAAAACCACATGGTGCTGGTTGTTATGGTATGATTACATATAAATCATTACATGAGAAAGTCAATGGTTTTGATGAATCATTAGATTTTGGTGAAGATACAGATTATATTGAAAGAATTGCTAAAATAAGTCGTTTTAAAGTTCTTGAAAATCCACGTTTACTAATTTCTACTAGAAGATTAGAAGAGGAAGGATTAAAGGAAATTACATTAAAGTATGCAAAAAGTACTGCTAAACAATTGGTTGGTCAAAAAGTGACATTAGAGGAGTTAGGTTATAGTTTTGGACATGGTAGTTCAAAGAAAAATAGAATTCTTTACTCATTATGTGGTGAAGGATTAGGTCATGCAATTCGTAGTGGGGTAGTTATTGAATATTTAATTAATGAAGGTTATGATTTAATTGTATTTGCAAGTGATAGGGCTTATGATTATTTAAATTCTAAATTTGATAATATATATTATATTGGTGGATTCAATACTGTTTATGAAAATAACTCTGTTCGTAATAGAAAAACATTTGTATATAATATGAAGGATGTGCCTAGTGATTTAAAAAATAATATGACTAAAATGTTTAATTTAGCTCATAAATTTAAGCCTGATGTTATAGTATCTGATTTTGAATTCTATTCAAATTTATTATCACATATACTTCGTATACCCTTAATTAGTATTGATAATATGCATGTATTAACAGAGGCCAAGTATTCAACACCAAATAAATATGCAAAGGACAGATTATTTAGTGAATCAGTGGTTCATGCTTTTATTCAAAATGCTAAGAAAACATTAATATATTCATATTTCTTCCCACCACTTAAAAATACAGAAAACACAAGATATGTTTATCCAATACTCAGGGATAAAATATATCAACTTAAGCCTACAGATGGAGATTATATACTAGTATATCAGACAAGTACATCAAACAATGAATTAATAGAACTATTAAAGAAAAATCCACAACAAAACTTCATTGTATATGGCTTTCATGTGGATAAAAAAGAGGATAATGTATTATTTAGATCATTTAGTGAAGATTTATTATATAAGGATTTTAAAGATGCAAAATGTGTAATAACAAATGGTGGATTTTCATTTATTACAGAAGCACTTCAATTAGGAAAACCAATACTAAGTATACCTGTAAAGAAACAATTTGAACAAATACTAAATGCAATTTATCTGGATAAATTAGGTTATGGAGAACATCATAGTAAGATTAACCAGGCAATTCTAGATAATTTCATAGAAAAAATACCTGTATATAAGAAAAATATTTCTGAAAAATATGTAAAACCTAAAAATAACAATGAAACATTGAATATACTAAAGGAAACTATTGAAGAAGTAATAAATAACTAA
- a CDS encoding SPL family radical SAM protein: MNYITAKTILTPVNYSSKWFGIDYTMNLYRGCNHGCIYCDSRRNIYNITDFDTVQIKKDAISILRNELRHNKKGIIGNGAMSDPYNILDEKYELTRKSLELIEKYNYGIFITTKNNLIIRDMDVLKRIKNKLISITITTPNDKLASIIEPNVSVSSKRFKAMKKLNENNIPCGIMLLPVLPFITDKTNDIKKLIKLAYKNHARFIYPSSMGMTLSENQRTYFYKKLDESFPNLKEKYRKIYNDNYTCTTRNYELYDVFKQKCDDYGILYKMSDIIKIYRKDTDKQSTLFK, translated from the coding sequence ATGAATTATATAACTGCTAAAACTATTCTTACACCAGTAAATTACTCCTCAAAATGGTTTGGAATAGATTATACAATGAATTTATATAGAGGTTGTAATCATGGTTGTATATATTGTGATAGTAGAAGAAATATCTACAATATAACTGATTTTGACACGGTACAAATTAAAAAAGATGCTATATCTATTTTAAGAAATGAATTACGACATAATAAAAAGGGTATTATTGGAAATGGGGCTATGAGTGATCCATACAATATTTTAGATGAAAAATATGAATTAACAAGAAAATCATTAGAATTAATAGAAAAATACAATTATGGGATATTTATTACAACAAAAAACAACTTAATTATAAGAGATATGGATGTACTAAAAAGAATTAAGAATAAACTCATTAGTATAACAATCACAACACCTAATGATAAATTAGCATCTATTATTGAACCGAATGTTTCTGTTTCATCAAAGAGATTTAAGGCAATGAAAAAACTTAATGAAAATAATATTCCCTGTGGAATCATGTTACTACCAGTACTTCCATTTATAACAGATAAAACAAATGATATTAAAAAACTCATAAAACTAGCATATAAAAATCATGCAAGATTTATATATCCATCGAGTATGGGTATGACTCTATCTGAAAATCAGCGTACATACTTCTATAAAAAATTAGATGAATCATTTCCAAATCTCAAGGAAAAATATAGAAAAATATATAATGATAACTACACATGCACAACTAGAAATTATGAGTTGTATGATGTGTTTAAACAAAAATGTGATGATTATGGTATATTATATAAAATGAGTGATATAATTAAGATTTATAGAAAGGATACAGATAAGCAATCCACATTATTTAAATAG
- the aroE gene encoding shikimate dehydrogenase, with protein sequence MITGKTLITGVIGHPIEHSFSPPMHNNAYKLMNMDYKYVPFHVEVENLKHVITSAKTLNIKGLNVTIPHKTTIIPYLDEIDETAEKIGAVNTINFKDGIAKGYNTDGIGAIVSIEKYTSLKDKNIMIIGAGGASKAITFTLLNKNINQLIVANRSKDNAQKLITNLKNQTNFENIDFINIKKTDNVIDDVDIIINTTPIGMYPKDEVAPPIKTDKISSKHTVMDIIYNPLETQLLKQSKKQGATTIPGTHMLINQGIKAFEIFTGKTPSYESFEKPLLKHLQG encoded by the coding sequence ATGATAACAGGAAAAACATTAATAACAGGAGTTATAGGACATCCTATAGAACATAGCTTTTCACCACCAATGCATAACAATGCATATAAATTAATGAATATGGATTATAAATATGTTCCATTCCATGTAGAAGTTGAAAATCTAAAACATGTAATAACATCAGCAAAAACCTTGAATATTAAAGGTTTAAATGTGACAATACCACATAAAACTACCATTATCCCATATCTTGATGAAATAGATGAAACTGCAGAAAAAATTGGTGCAGTAAATACTATAAATTTTAAAGATGGAATTGCAAAGGGATATAATACTGATGGTATTGGAGCTATAGTATCAATTGAAAAATACACTTCATTAAAAGACAAAAACATAATGATAATTGGTGCAGGTGGAGCTTCAAAGGCTATAACATTCACATTATTAAATAAAAATATAAATCAATTGATAGTTGCAAATAGAAGTAAAGATAATGCTCAAAAATTAATTACTAATCTTAAAAATCAGACGAACTTTGAAAATATAGATTTTATTAATATTAAAAAAACTGATAATGTGATTGATGATGTTGATATTATAATCAATACAACTCCTATTGGAATGTATCCTAAAGATGAAGTTGCACCTCCCATTAAAACTGATAAAATTTCATCTAAACATACTGTTATGGATATTATATACAATCCATTAGAGACACAACTACTAAAACAATCAAAAAAACAGGGAGCAACAACAATTCCTGGAACACACATGTTAATAAATCAGGGAATTAAGGCATTTGAAATATTTACTGGAAAAACACCATCATATGAATCATTTGAAAAACCATTACTTAAACATTTACAGGGATAA
- the hisS gene encoding histidine--tRNA ligase: MEFNKPRGTRDFLFEDMEERNYVENTIRNVVENYGFKEIKTPIFEDLELFTTKSGEGIKEEIYHFQDKGGRDLALRPELTASVSRLYNNNLQKSAKPLKMYYFGSCFRYERPQAGRFREFWQFGIEVIGGVPIYNEAEIIAMANEALTQVGIKNYEINIGHLGIIKGVLNQLNISSQQQTAIIASIDKEDYELLDKLLEDNDISSEYKNIITSIINIKGSRSDLETLKQLLEDIPESFEALENLDKTLEVLEVFGFDDYVVNLSIARGLDYYTGIVFEIYVPDLGAEKQITGGGTYNLTALFDSEKVESTGFAFGFDRIMEAYHRQNIQVPISSKPKVLVIPVKKEFKLNAIEVAQQLRAHNIVTDIDLKGKKLKKNLSYANNHNFNKVIMIGQQEVEDETVTIKDMDSGCQETIPQNTVVSELLK, from the coding sequence ATGGAATTTAATAAACCAAGAGGAACACGTGATTTTCTTTTTGAGGATATGGAAGAGCGAAATTATGTTGAAAATACTATAAGAAATGTTGTTGAAAATTATGGATTTAAGGAAATAAAAACACCAATATTTGAAGATTTAGAATTATTCACAACAAAATCTGGTGAAGGAATAAAAGAGGAAATATATCATTTTCAAGATAAAGGTGGAAGAGATTTAGCTTTAAGACCAGAACTTACAGCAAGTGTAAGTAGATTATATAATAACAATCTTCAAAAATCTGCAAAACCACTGAAAATGTATTATTTTGGCAGTTGTTTTAGATATGAAAGACCACAAGCAGGTAGATTTAGGGAATTTTGGCAGTTTGGTATAGAAGTTATTGGTGGAGTACCAATTTATAATGAAGCTGAAATTATAGCAATGGCTAATGAGGCATTAACTCAGGTTGGAATTAAAAATTATGAGATTAACATTGGACATCTTGGTATTATTAAAGGTGTTTTAAATCAATTAAATATTTCATCACAACAACAAACTGCCATAATTGCAAGTATAGATAAGGAAGACTATGAATTACTTGATAAATTATTAGAAGATAACGATATTTCAAGTGAATATAAAAATATAATTACAAGTATTATTAATATAAAAGGTAGTCGTAGTGATTTAGAAACATTAAAACAATTACTTGAAGATATACCTGAGAGTTTTGAAGCTTTAGAAAATCTTGATAAAACATTAGAGGTTCTTGAAGTATTTGGTTTTGATGATTATGTTGTTAATTTATCAATAGCAAGGGGACTTGATTATTATACTGGTATTGTATTTGAAATATATGTACCAGATTTAGGTGCTGAGAAACAAATTACAGGTGGAGGAACATACAACCTCACAGCATTATTTGACTCAGAAAAAGTGGAATCTACAGGTTTTGCATTTGGTTTTGATAGAATAATGGAAGCATACCATAGACAAAACATACAAGTACCTATAAGTTCTAAACCAAAAGTACTTGTTATTCCTGTGAAAAAAGAATTTAAATTAAATGCTATAGAAGTAGCACAACAATTACGAGCCCATAATATTGTTACAGATATAGATCTTAAGGGTAAAAAACTTAAAAAGAACCTATCCTATGCTAATAATCATAACTTCAATAAAGTTATAATGATAGGTCAACAAGAAGTTGAAGATGAAACAGTAACAATTAAGGATATGGATTCTGGATGTCAGGAAACAATACCACAAAATACTGTTGTATCTGAATTACTAAAATAG
- the hisI gene encoding phosphoribosyl-AMP cyclohydrolase has translation MIKPNFRHIINGKRLATAIAQDYKTGEILMVAFIDEEAFNKTIQTRKAHYYSTSRNMIWYKGEESGHIQEIKEVLLDCDEDAIIFKVKQVGGACHTGHYSCFYKKLSDDGEVVTEYEDKVFDPEDVYEK, from the coding sequence ATGATAAAACCAAACTTTAGACATATTATAAATGGTAAAAGATTAGCAACTGCCATAGCCCAAGATTATAAAACAGGTGAAATATTAATGGTTGCATTTATAGATGAAGAAGCTTTTAATAAAACCATACAAACAAGAAAAGCTCACTACTATAGTACAAGTAGAAATATGATTTGGTATAAGGGAGAAGAATCAGGACATATTCAAGAGATAAAAGAGGTTCTTCTAGATTGTGATGAAGATGCAATAATATTTAAAGTAAAACAAGTAGGTGGAGCATGTCATACAGGACATTATTCTTGTTTTTATAAGAAATTATCAGATGATGGAGAAGTTGTGACTGAATATGAAGATAAGGTATTTGACCCTGAAGATGTATATGAAAAATAA